Proteins from a single region of Macrobrachium nipponense isolate FS-2020 chromosome 11, ASM1510439v2, whole genome shotgun sequence:
- the LOC135207255 gene encoding ankyrin repeat domain-containing protein 36C-like yields MDYYFLDKDGENSKSGTVDVGKGGNSDEDFPKEIVYPSSTETEVSSSCSDINKSKVDEMEEAENSSNMNNSPEEEQEVLGSSDEQIMRIISDSHENESPDAGVNKNDQVQEDENAFESTRESILKNVIDAGSDGTHEENEPASENAVNMCREENCELDETLPALDHITTDEESSKSNISSEVASSQDKVKSPSIFDSFCNENSDITTSQGSSYSDTSNKEDKESSFVPENPFKSKKLRRNNNFDSSEKKDGEDSEKMLADKNINVTDHDREITSPTQVSSTPDIQEVNQISDSHEEKELLNKEYTEVSKQDSEEKSKENKTEECNEMIQETKDNHEGSGLGTTEDSHESNGLPIKEYTREGDGMEVTEDKHVNDGLATTGDSFEGNDLGPTDENDSLVEGENETKHIKKTPVIENMNEPEVTEGSDKLAATDNTDSTDFREGCVDQTKANNTEYMASPNISLDRPDANNKRNLVEGDENTIKKFKAGTIETKILVDAGSNFKGLDAKDVESSSSDALREEITSNQCDEETETTVDIYSRDTETSMDIENKTVNGLEHEPIESSLDAEERSLLESEISFSSKSQIEDLSKSQAEDSSKSPTEDSSDTHTQITKHSKESEKTSDEPECDEMNDQEEGTNQIEDLSKDKMSRSEETLEESSSRPEAEDKKQKEASSFDACDVPEDSQENTGKAVPDAGNVPEDSQENTGDTYLDYDEESIENISRTIRSFSNEKSSPKISDNRNTNQKDTTVSKRVIIVKTAPNVEKVKRKLEEILERSKGEEDAAIAELQRMKKEKTDILNAITTEMEKLKSMLVKGKQG; encoded by the coding sequence ATGGATTATTACTTCCTTGATAAAGATGGAGAAAATTCCAAAAGTGGAACTGTAGACGTAGGGAAGGGTGGTAATTCAGACGAGGACTTTCCCAAGGAAATTGTATATCCATCATCAACCGAGACTGAAGTTTCATCTTCATGCAGTGACATTAATAAGAGTAAGGTGGATGAAATGGAGGAAGCAGAAAATTCCAGTAACATGAATAATTCTCCTGAAGAGGAACAAGAAGTTTTGGGAAGTTCAGATGAGCAAATTATGAGAATCATAAGTGACAGCCATGAAAATGAATCTCCGGATGCTGGAGTAAACAAAAATGATCAGGTACAAGAAGATGAAAATGCTTTTGAGTCCACAAGAGAGAGTATATTGAAGAATGTTATCGATGCAGGTTCAGATGGTACACATGAGGAAAATGAGCCAGCCAGTGAGAATGCTGTGAACATGTGTAGAGAAGAAAATTGTGAGCTTGATGAAACACTGCCTGCCTTAGATCACATAACTACAGATGAAGAAAGTTCAAAATCCAATATAAGCAGTGAAGTTGCAAGTAGCCAAGATAAAGTTAAAAGCCCTAGTATTTTTGATagtttttgtaatgaaaattcGGATATCACAACCAGCCAAGGAAGTAGTTATAGTGACACAAGTAATAAGGAAGACAAAGAATCATCATTTGTACCTGAAAATCCTTTCAAAAGTAAAAAGCTTCGTCGAAACAACAATTTTGATTCAAGTGAAAAGAAAGATGGTGAGGATAGTGAAAAAATGTTGGCAGACAAGAATATAAATGTCACAGATCATGACAGAGAAATCACATCACCTACACAAGTCAGTAGTACCCCTGACATTCAAGAAGTAAATCAAATATCAGATAGCCatgaagaaaaagaacttcttaacaaagaaTATACTGAAGTAAGTAAACAGGACTCTGAAGAaaagagtaaagaaaataaaacagaagaatgtaATGAAATGATCCAAGAAACCAAAGACAATCATGAAGGCAGTGGGTTGGGAACTACAGAAGACAGTCATGAAAGTAATGGATTGCCCATTAAAGAATACACCCGAGAAGGTGATGGGATGGAGGTAACAGAAGACAAACATGTAAATGATGGTTTGGCAACTACAGGAGACAGTTTTGAAGGAAATGACTTGGGACCTACAGACGAAAATGATTCCTTAGTAGAGGGAGAGAATgaaacaaaacatattaaaaaaactcCAGTgattgaaaatatgaatgaaccAGAAGTTACAGAGGGATCTGACAAATTGGCTGCCACAGATAATACAGATAGTACTGACTTCAGAGAAGGATGTGTGGATCAGACCAAGGCTAATAATACAGAATACATGGCATCACCAAATATATCATTAGATCGACCAGATGCtaataataagagaaatttaGTGGAGGGGGATGAAAACACAATTAAGAAATTTAAGGCTGGAACAATTGAAACAAAAATTCTAGTTGATGCAGGCAGCAATTTTAAAGGGTTGGATGCCAAAGATGTAGAAAGCTCCAGCAGTGATGCTTTAAGAGAGGAGATAACAAGCAATCAGTGTGATGAAGAAACTGAAACTACAGTGGATATATATAGCAGAGATACTGAAACTAGTATGGATATTGAAAACAAGACAGTCAATGGTTTGGAACATGAACCAATTGAGAGTTCTCTGGATGCAGAAGAAAGGTCTCTGCTGGAAAGTGAGATTTCATTTTCCAGTAAGTCTCAGATAGAAGACTTGAGTAAGTCTCAGGCAGAAGACTCGAGTAAGTCTCCGACAGAAGACTCCAGTGATACTCACACACAAATAACTAAACATTCAAAAGAATCAGAGAAGACATCTGATGAACCAGAATGTGATGAAATGAATGACCAAGAAGAGGGCACAAACCAAATTGAAGATTTAAGTAAAGATAAAATGTCAAGATCAGAAGAAACGCTGGAAGAATCCTCCTCAAGACCAGAAGCAGAAGATAAAAAGCAAAAGGAAGCAAGCAGTTTTGATGCATGCGATGTGCCTGAAGATAGCCAAGAAAATACAGGTAAGGCCGTACCAGATGCAGGTAATGTGCCTGAAGATAGCCAAGAAAATACAGGTGATACTTATTTAGATTATGATGAAGAAAGCATAGAAAATATTAGTAGAACCATCAGATCTTTTAGTAATGAAAAATCAAGTCCTAAAATATCAGACAATAGAAATACAAACCAAAAGGACACCACTGTATCAAAGAGAGTGATCATTGTGAAAACAGCACCCAACGTTGAGAAAGTAAAACGGAAACTAGAGGAGATTTTGGAGAGATCTAAGGGAGAAGAAGATGCTGCCATTGCTGAACTGCAgagaatgaagaaagagaaaactgaCATTCTCAATGCCATAACAACTGAAATGGAGAAATTAAAGTCCATGTTAGTAAAAGGGAAACAAGGATAA